TCGCCAAAGGAAAACGTCAGGACATCGTGGATCTGATCTATTCGATGATGGACAACGACGGCGAGATTCCAGCCAACTATGCGTCTCTTTCCAAAGAAATGCAGGATTACGTGAAAACCGTCCGCGTCATTCTGGGAAAAGCGCTGTATTCGGATTCCTGGCTCGAAATTTAGCACGAATCGCCAACTCACCCCGCATCCAAAGCCCCGATCCATTGCAAGCGGGGCTTTTTTATTGGAAGATAACCCCATGCCACGAATCGACGATTATATCGCAGCCAAAAACCTGGCCGTCCAGACGCTCCAGGACATGCCTCTCGAAAAGCTGGCCGAGAACTCAGGCTTTCAGCAGATAGCAAAAAATGACCTGCTGGCGCCATTCCTCACCCGAACTTACCGGATCGCCTATCCCGACTTTGCTTTTTCGGATGCGGCCAATCCGCAAGCGATCCCCATCCAGGAAGAGGTGCTGATTCTGCACTACCTGCTGGGCAATCCGCCGCCTTACCCATCCGGAAACTGGGTAGCCTACCGGGAGATTCCGGGCGCCCATTTCTATTTCAGCGCATTTCTCAAACGGGCCGTCGATCCGCTGAAAAAGACGTTCGGATCGAATCTCGATCTGCTGATCCGGGCATCGGAGCGATTGGGCGCCAATCGGATCGACGCCGGAGATGCCGGATTTTTCCTGGCGGTGTTCCCAAAAGTGCCGATGGAGTGGGTGGTATATGGGGGAGACGAGGAATTTCCGGCTGAAGCCAATATTCTGTTCGACCAGAGCATCGGCACGATCCTTTCTCCGGAAGACATCGCCTGGATGGCCGGAATGGTGGTGTATCGTCTGATGGCGCTTGCAAGAAATTGACGGCTCCAACCCGCCAAGCGGTACATCGTTAGATACCTCCCCCACCATCAAGGCCCCTGCAACACATGCGGATTTCCTTCAGCAACGAAAGCGCGCAACCATCATGTCCGGCAAGGCCAGCAACCTCCTCTATGATGTCAACGAAAATCCCCCGCTGTGGCTGACCCTGGTCATGGGGCTGCAGCACATCATGCTGATTTACAGCGAGATCGTTTTTCTGCCGGTGATCATCGGCAAGCGGGCGGGGGTTCCCATGGAGCATATCCTGTTTGCCTCATTCGCTGCGGGAGTCGCCTCCGGTCTGGTCACACTGATTCAGGTGTTCCGCCTGGGGCGCTTCGGCTCGGGATACCCCCTGTTTATGGGTAGTTCCGCAGCCTATCTGGGCGCCAGCCTCGAAACCCTCAAAGCCGGCGGGTTCCCGCTGCTGTGCACCCTGAGTATTCTGGTGGCGCCGATCGAAATCCTGATGGGTTATTTTTTACGTTTCCTTCGCCACATCATTACCCCGGCAGTCGGTGGCGTCATCCTGCTGCTGGTGGTCTTGAGCCTTGTCCCGCTGAGTGTTTCGGAATGGATGGGCGAATCGGGTCACGTGATTTTCGCATCCACCCAGAACTTCACCATTGGCCTGGCCACCCTGTGGATGCTTCTGGGAGTGTCGCTCTTTGGAAGCCGGAACCTGCGCATCTGGTCCCCGATTCTCGGTATGGGAACCGGTCTTTTCTTGTGCTGGTATCTGGATCAGCTTCACGTCCAAAGCCTGACCCAATATCCCTGGCTTGGCTGGTTTCAGGGGTCCTGGCCCGGTCTGAGCTCCGATCTGAAGCTGGACGTTCTTCCGCTTGCCGCAGCACTTGCCGTTCTGACGGTGATCAACGGTGTCCAGGCCATCGGTAACAGCATGGCTGTGCAACAAGTCTGCAACCGGGAGCAGCGGCCTATCGATTACGGCATTGTCCAGGGGACGTTGTACGGCGACGCCCTGGGCAATCTGATCAGTGGTCTGATGGGCACAGTTCCCAATGA
The sequence above is drawn from the Desulfatirhabdium butyrativorans DSM 18734 genome and encodes:
- a CDS encoding DUF3786 domain-containing protein is translated as MPRIDDYIAAKNLAVQTLQDMPLEKLAENSGFQQIAKNDLLAPFLTRTYRIAYPDFAFSDAANPQAIPIQEEVLILHYLLGNPPPYPSGNWVAYREIPGAHFYFSAFLKRAVDPLKKTFGSNLDLLIRASERLGANRIDAGDAGFFLAVFPKVPMEWVVYGGDEEFPAEANILFDQSIGTILSPEDIAWMAGMVVYRLMALARN
- a CDS encoding uracil-xanthine permease family protein, whose translation is MQEIDGSNPPSGTSLDTSPTIKAPATHADFLQQRKRATIMSGKASNLLYDVNENPPLWLTLVMGLQHIMLIYSEIVFLPVIIGKRAGVPMEHILFASFAAGVASGLVTLIQVFRLGRFGSGYPLFMGSSAAYLGASLETLKAGGFPLLCTLSILVAPIEILMGYFLRFLRHIITPAVGGVILLLVVLSLVPLSVSEWMGESGHVIFASTQNFTIGLATLWMLLGVSLFGSRNLRIWSPILGMGTGLFLCWYLDQLHVQSLTQYPWLGWFQGSWPGLSSDLKLDVLPLAAALAVLTVINGVQAIGNSMAVQQVCNREQRPIDYGIVQGTLYGDALGNLISGLMGTVPNETYSENISVQKVTGVASRSVGVCGGLLLIALPFSPKLSMFLVQLPAPVFGGFLMGLAAMMFPSGLELVFSHGITHRSGLLVGISLCIGLVAESGKFFPGLFPDYLGVFLNSGVAAGGLAAISLSLVFRLQEKRGYSAQVPVGLAHMPILMDHIQQAADQLDLPQELVMRLQLACEEIFVHICQDDPSCDNEHSIVLRIGYRDDELFVEIIHGKNVEDLGKVTLPANLMTAQEADMEKLGLLLLHKLVHDFHQVHISGITYVWFKIA